A genomic segment from Euleptes europaea isolate rEulEur1 chromosome 17, rEulEur1.hap1, whole genome shotgun sequence encodes:
- the LOC130488781 gene encoding uncharacterized protein K02A2.6-like — translation MATRGSLEEFDPTKPGGWKSYASQLAFYLDANDITDVGKKRSAFLSVCGAQTFDLAQSLLAPAEQETTPFPAIMAVLGSHFNPQPTRATRCLAFHLRDQGPGESAAAYIAALRTAAHSCDVSLHKVHGADKVAIVVKIGGAPCEMEVDSGSALSIISMDTYRDLGRRSASLPELRPSRVTIWDYQRRRVPVRGEARVPVQFRARSGRLRLIVVEGPRASLLGLDWFPALGLHIGGIHHISQAALDDVWAEFEDVWKGPLGCYKGPPVRLHVDPAAAPIRLKPRRVPFALKPRIDAELDRLVAQGVLVPVPNAPWETPIVTPLKPNGDVRICADYKCTINTALRPHAYPMPVVSHLLASLAGGQVFAKLDLAQAYQQLPVDPESAEAQTIVTHRGAFRVTRLQFGVSTAPGIFQNLMEDLLKGLPGVVPYFDDVLIAASSEDELLDRVRRVLRCFRDAGLTVKREKCQLGLPQVEFLGYLIDAEGIHPTPDKIKAIHNAPPPRSKQELQSFLGLLNFYHAFLPNKASVAEPLHRLLDKSSPWAWGKSHQRAFEATKALLSPSSLLVHFDEKLPVVLTCDASPYGVGAVLSHQLPGGREAPIAFYSRTLSTAEKNYAQIDREALAVVAGVKKFHDYVYGRPFSIITDHKPLLGLFVPDRQTPQILSPRMLRWSIFLNAYDFRLLHRPGSSIANADALSRLLLKDSDPDPSPAYNVMLLETLPEPPLHASDIAAHTAKDRTLARVLNWVGKGWPAARPEGEFKPFFTRQHELSLNKGCLLWGNRVVVPAKLRTKVLDALHACHPGMVRMKALLFATHGLPDTVVSDNGAQFTSAEFQEFLAKNGIRHTTSAPFHPATNGQAERMVRTTKEAMRRIERNDWDRGLAEFLLYQHTTPNSTTGKSPAELLMGRRPKTPLDRLHPDLAPERPRHREEPATPRVVEQDAPVYARNYGMGPAWIPATVQDATGPVSYRVATPEGRVLRRHIDQLRRRLADEPDRAAATEAPELPRVPEQAAPGESEPSGERLSAGMHRELLEAVSPTSCEPGPTAATDTAPPPTTPVPVPRRSQRLRTRPRHLKDFVCS, via the exons ATGGCTACCCGGGGGTCTCTGGAAGAATTCGACCCCACCAAACCGGGCGGCTGGAAGAGCTACGCGAGCCAGCTGGCCTTCTACCTCGACGCCAACGATATCACCGATGTCGGGAAGAAGCGCTCCGCCTTCCTCAGCGTGTGCGGGGCCCAGACCTTCGACCTCGctcagtccctgctggctcccgCCGAACAGGAGACGACGCCATTTCCTGCGATCATGGCGGTGCTGGGGAGCCATTTCAACCCCCAGCCAACTCGGGCCACCCGCTGCTTGGCGTTCCACCTGCGGGACCAGGGACCAGGGGAATCTGCAGCTGCATACATCGCCGCTCTGCGCACGGCCGCCCATTCCTGCGA CGTCTCCCTCCACAAGGTGCACGGGGCAGACAAGGTCGCCATCGTCGTCAAGATCGGCGGTGCGCCTTGCGAGATGGAAGTGGACTCTGGGTCGGCTCTCTCCATTATATCGATGGACACGTACCGCGACCTGGGCCGtcgctctgcctccctccccgagcTGCGACCATCCCGCGTCACCATTTGGGACTATCAGCGGCGCCGGGTGCCGGTCCGGGGGGAGGCCCGCGTGCCCGTTCAATTCCGGGCCCGTTCCGGGCGCCTCCGCCTCATAGTGGTTGAGGGGCCTCGCGCGAGCCTCCTGGGGCTCGACTGGTTTCCGGCGCTCGGCCTTCACATCGGCGGCATCCACCACATCAGCCAGGCCGCCCTCGACGACGTTTGGGCGGAGTTCGAGGACGTGTGGAAGGGCccactgggctgctacaaggggccgccggTCCGCCTGCACGTCGACCCCGCCGCTGcgcccatccgcctcaagcctcgCCGCGTCCCCTTCGCCCTCAAGCCCCGGATCGACGCGGAGCTTGACCGTCTCGTCGCTCAGGGGGTACTGGTACCGGTCCCCAACGCCCCCTGGGAGACCCCAATCGTGACGCCGCTCAAGCCCAACGGGGACGTccgcatctgcgcggactacaaatgTACTATTAATACTGCGCTGCGGCCGCACGCCTACCCCATGCCCgttgtcagccacctcctggcctcccttgctGGGGGTCAGGTGTTTGCCAAACTGGACCTCGCTCAGGCTTACCAGCAGCTGCCCGTGGACCCCGAGTCGGCCGAGGCGCAGACGATTGTCACTCACCGGGGTGCCTTCCGGGTGACACGCctacagttcggggtcagcacggccccgggcatcttccagaatttgatggaagacctcctgaagGGCTTGCCTGGCGTCGTCCCGTACTTCGACGACGTCTTGATTGCCGCAAGCTCCGAGGACGAGCTCCTGGATCGCGTCCGCCGGGTGCTCCGCTGTTTCCGAGATGCCGGGTTGACGGTCAAGcgagagaagtgccagctgggcctgccgcaggtggagttcctgggctacttgatcgacGCAGAGGGCATCCATCCCacgcccgacaagatcaaggcgaTCCACAACGCCCCGCCGCCCCGAAGCAAACAGGAGCTCCAGTCGTTCCTCGGCCTGCTGAACTTTTACCACGCCTTCCTCCCTAACAAGGCGTCGGTTGCCGAGCCGCTCCACCGGCTCTTGGACAAATCCTCCCCGTGGGCGTGGGGTAAGTCGCATCAACGGGCGTTCGAGGCTACCAAAGCCCTCCTGTCTCCCTCCAGCTTGCTCGTCCATTTCGATGAGAAGCTTCCTGTTGTGTTAACATGCGATGCCTCGCCCTACGGTGTCGGAGCGGTTCTGAGCCACCAGCTGCCAGGCGGTCGGGAGGCCCCGATTGCCTTCTACTCCCGGACCCTCTCCACTGCAGAGAAGAATTACGCGCAAATCGACCGGGAGGCGCTCGCCGTCGTGGCCGGCGTGAAGAAGTTCCACGACTACGTTTATGGCCGCCCCTTCTCCATCATCACCGACCACAAGCCACTTTTGGGGTTGTTCGTGCCGGATCGTCAGACACCACAAATCCTGTCCCCCCGTATGCTCCGGTGGTCGATTTTTCTCAATGCCTACGACTTCCGGCTACTGCACCGCCCCGGGTCCAGCATCGCGAACGCCGACGCACTCAGCCGTTTGCTGCTCAAGGACTCCGACCCGGACCCGTCCCCGGCCTACAacgtcatgctgctggagaccctgcctgaACCGCCTTTGCATGCCTCGGACATTGCGGCTCACACTGCGAAGGACCGCACCCTCGCCCGCGttctgaactgggtggggaaggggtggccggcggCCAGGCCGGAGGGCGAATTCAAGCCCTTTTTCACGCGGCAGCATGAACTCTCGCTGAACAAGGGGTGTCTGCTCTGGGGGAACCGTGTCGTGGTTCCAGCCAAACTGCGCACCAAGGTCCTGGACGCCCTGCATGCCTGCCACCCAGGCATggtgcgcatgaaggccctg CTTTTTGCCACCCATGGGTTGCCAGACAcggtggtctccgacaacggggcccaattcacgTCCGCGGAGTTCCAAGAGTTCTTGGCCAAAAATGGAATCCGCCACACGACCTCGGCCCCGTTCCACCCTGCCACTAACGGACAGGCGGAGAGAATGGTCCGCACGACCAAGGAAGCGATGCGGCGCATTGAGCGCAacgactgggacagggggctggcagAATTCCTTCTGTACCAGCACACCACGCCCAACTCCACCACCGGAAAAAGCCCCGCGGAGCTCCTCATGGGCCGCCGGCCAAAAACACCACTTGACCGGCTACACCCCGACCTTGCGCCAGAACGCCCTCGCCACCGAGAAGAACCAGCAACCCCACGAGTCGTAGAGCAGGATGCCCCCGTCTATGCCCGTAACTATGGAATGGGCCCAGCCTGGATTCCGGCTACCGTGCAGGACGCAACCGGCCCAGTATCCTACCGGGTTGCCACCCCCGAGGGTCGAGTCCTCCGGCGACACATCGATCAGCTGCGCCGCCGACTGGCTGACGAGCCCGACCGCGCCGCTGCCACAGAAGCTCCAGAGCTTCCCAGAGTGCCGGAACAAGCCGCACCAGGGGAGAGCGAGCCGAGCGGGGAGCGCCTGTCTGCCGGCATGCACAGAGAGCTCCTGGAAGCCGTTTCTCCCACCTCCTGCGAACCCGGGCCGACTGCTGCCACAGACACGGCCCCACCACCCACAACACCAGTTCCGGTACCGCGTAGGTCGCAGCGGTTACGAACACGACCCCGCCacctgaaagactttgtgtgctcgtgA